The Natator depressus isolate rNatDep1 chromosome 8, rNatDep2.hap1, whole genome shotgun sequence genome window below encodes:
- the LOC141991946 gene encoding F-box/LRR-repeat protein 21-like — MKRIRRTVKTENPVLQAPQRSKKQKTFFYGSAFGKSHLQTLMDWGTLPLHVVLHIFQFLPLVDRARASSVCRRWNEVFHIPDLWRKFEFELNQPATSYLKSTHPDLIQQIIKRHADDLQYVSFKVDSSTESAEAACDILSQLVNCSIKTLGLISTAKPSFMNVSKAHFASALTVVFVNSKSLSSIKIDDTPVDDPSLKVLVANNSDTLKLLKMSSCPHVSPAGILCVADQCHGLRELALNYYILSDELLLALSSEKHVNLEHLRIDVVSENPGQIEFHTIKKQSWDALVKHSPKVNIVMYFFLYEEEFDAFFREETPVTHLYFGRAVSKAMLGRIGMNCPRLIELVVCANGLQPLDDELICIAERCKNLTAMGLGECEVTCRGFIEFVKMCGGRLTQLSIMEEVLIPDNDYNLDQIHSEVSKHLGRMWFPDMMPTW; from the exons ATGAAGAGAATCAGGCGGACTGTTAAAACTGAGAACCCAGTTCTCCAAGCACCACAAAGATCAAAAaagcagaaaacatttttctatGGATCAGCATTTGGCAAGTCTCACCTGCAAACCTTGATGGACTGGGGAACCCTGCCACTCCATGTAGTTTTACATATTTTTCAGTTCTTGCCTTTAGTAGATAGAGCACGGGCATCTTCTGTTTGCCGAAGGTGGAATGAAGTTTTTCATATTCCTGACCTGTGGAGGAAGTTTGAATTTGAGCTTAACCAACCAGCTACTTCTTATTTAAAGTCTACTCACCCTGATCTGATTCAGCAAATTATCAAGAGACATGCTGATGATCTGCAGTATGTCAGCTTCAAG GTTGATAGTAGTACTGAGTCTGCAGAAGCTGCCTGTGACATCCTTTCTCAATTGGTGAATTGTTCTATCAAGACATTAGGTTTGATTTCAACAGCAAAACCAAGTTTTATGAACGTCTCCAAG GCTCATTTTGCATCAGCATTGACAGTAGTTTTTGTAAACTCCAAGTCGTTATCATCCATCAAAATTGATGACACACCAGTTGATGATCCATCTTTGAAGGTTCTTGTTGCTAACAATAGCGATACTCTAAAACTGCTAAAAATGAGCAGCTGTCCTCATGTGTCACCTGCTG GAATTCTTTGTGTTGCTGACCAGTGTCATGGCCTTAGGGAACTGGCTTTGAATTATTACATACTAAGTGATGAACTGCTGCTGGCTCTTTCTAGTGAGAAACATGTTAATCTTGAACATCTTCGCATAGATGTTGTGAGTGAAAATCCTGGACAAATTGAATTTCATACTATTAAAAAGCAAAGTTGGGATGCACTTGTTAAGCACTCCCCCAAAGTCAATATTGTGATGTACTTCTTTTTATATGAAGAGGAATTTGATGCATTTTTCAGAGAAGAAACTCCTGTTACGCACCTTTACTTTGGTCGTGCAGTAAGCAAAGCCATGTTAGGTCGTATTGGAATGAACTGCCCGAGGTTGATTGAATTGGTGGTATGTGCTAATGGACTTCAGCCACTGGATGATGAACTCATTTGCATTGCTGAACGCTGTAAGAACCTAACAGCGATGGGCCTTGGTGAATGTGAGGTTACCTGCAGAGGTTTTATTGAGTTTGTAAAGATGTGTGGAGGGAGGCTCACCCAGCTTTCTATTATGGAGGAGGTACTAATTCCAGATAATGATTACAACCTGGATCAAATTCATTCAGAAGTCTCCAAACACCTTGGAAGAATGTGGTTCCCTGATATGATGCCTACCTGGTAA